The nucleotide sequence CTTTGAAATTTTTTCCCGAAACGTGTGCAACTCCCTATGAGTATAAACCACAGTTTGTCGAACCCCGAACCAACAAAAAAATACGGAAAACGCCAAAACGGCCACTCCTCGGATCAACCTAGGTTCGTAGTTTTCAGGAGGAAGATCCGTGAACAATAATCCTTCTAATAAAATATGAACGCTAGCCGATATTACGAATAGAACCAGACTCCAATACATCCATCGTAAATCCTTAATACTATCTATATTGGAAAAATGATTTACTATATTTTTCCTATGTCTGTTCAAAAGTAGGAATGTCCAGACCGAATATACCAGCATAGAAGTGACCAATAATCCTCCGCTCGGATGAAATCCCTTGCTCGGTCTGTGCCATTCATGAGGATAAAATCCTTCTTCCGGAGGTTGAAAGAAAAACAATCTTACCAAAAGTACACTTTGTAAAATCACAAAAGGAACAAAATGAAGAAGGTCCGTACTTTTAAAATTTTCATTTTCCGTCGTTAGATTTCGTATATAAAGCAATAATAATGGACCATAAGTATAAGGAAATAAGATCGCAAAATCTAAAAACTCAGGCCCCCATTCGAATCGATGTACAAACAAATGTCCTAAATGAGGGGCCGCTAAGAAGATCGTAAATACGGAATAAATTGAATCGAAAGGATACCTTGGGCGTTTGGTAAAGATCAGAAATGCGGAAAAAACGCAGATCGTAAAGGAAATGATCGGTATCGCAGGGACCATACTTACGTTTGACCCGGAAAATCTCCCGGTTTCGTTCTCCATCTTCTGTGTACCCAAAAATATTGTTCAGGATACAGCTTCACTTCTTCCTCCAATGCTTTTGTCCAAACTTCGGTGTAATGACGGATCGCTGCTTCTCGATCGGAGAATGCGGACTTATCTACAAAGCCAAGATCTTTCACTCGCACCATCACTTTTC is from Leptospira sp. WS58.C1 and encodes:
- a CDS encoding helix-turn-helix domain-containing protein; translated protein: MENETGRFSGSNVSMVPAIPIISFTICVFSAFLIFTKRPRYPFDSIYSVFTIFLAAPHLGHLFVHRFEWGPEFLDFAILFPYTYGPLLLLYIRNLTTENENFKSTDLLHFVPFVILQSVLLVRLFFFQPPEEGFYPHEWHRPSKGFHPSGGLLVTSMLVYSVWTFLLLNRHRKNIVNHFSNIDSIKDLRWMYWSLVLFVISASVHILLEGLLFTDLPPENYEPRLIRGVAVLAFSVFFCWFGVRQTVVYTHRELHTFREKISKEEEVVSVEEERKKYEKSGLREDKIPEYLSRIRNYMESEKPYKDSEFSIDLLSENAEVPRFYITQILNERLETNFYNFVNEYRIKDIISALENISEERPNFLRLALEYGFNSKSTFNTSFKKVTGKTPTQYLEEISKAAHA